The following DNA comes from Alphaproteobacteria bacterium HT1-32.
GCGGCTCGATACTGATACCGAAAGTCGCCGACATGATCGATTCTCGTGTCAGTTCGGGCAGGCGTTTGCGGGTCGGGTTTTCGGGACCGGCCAGCAAGCCCAGAGATTGCGGTCCCTCACCCAGACCGTCAGCAATCATCCAGAGTTGAAACGCCTTGTCCTCTGCGGGCCGGGCTGCAACCGGGCGGATCGTCAGTTCCCGGGTTTCCAGATTGACTGACAGCAGGAACGACGGTGCCTGATCGCCTTCCTGAAACACTGCAACGAACTGCTGGTCGACCGGAATACGGGTCGCCTCACCATAGATGACAAAAGCGGCCAGACCAGCGGCGACGGCCCAGGCGGCAATAGCCGAGCGACGCCAGCGCCCGACCCGCCGATGCAGATGTACAACGGTATGGCCACCCGTTTCCGTCGCCGGGGCTGATGGCAGACGGGCCTGAATCCGGGCGAGCAGATCCGGTGAGGGTGCGGCATCCGCAACCTGATCGAGCAACGGCGACAACCGGTTTTCCCAGTCCCGGATCGCTGCATCCAGATCCGGACTGGTCAGGCGCAGGCGCTCGACATCGGCCCGCTCACGGGCGTCGAGTGTCCCCAGCACATATTCACCTGCCAGTTCGTCGAGAGTTTCCGGTTCCATATCGCTCATGACCCAAGGCATTCACGTAATTGTACCAGGCTCCGGCGGAGCCAGGTCTTGATCGTATTCACGGGCTGCCCGTACCTGTCGGCCAGTTCCTGCCGCGACATGCCGTTCAGATAAGCCTGCCGGACCATATCGGCACGGTCGGCTTCCAGACCGTCCAGACAGGCTTCCAGCTGTCGGGCATCCTCGCTTTGTTCCATTGCGTCCAGCGCCCCCGGTGTCTCATCGGGAATTTCCGGCAGGTCGTCATCGCCACCTACAATTGACAGCTGGTGTCGCCGAACCTCATCAATCGCCCGGTTGCGGGCAATCGTCGCCATCCAGGTGATCGGGGAGGCACGCTCGCGATCAAAGCTGCCCGCACGCTCCCAGATTCTGAGATAGACCTCCTGCAGCAGATCTTCCGCCCTGTCCCGTCGGTGCAAGATACGGAGCAGGATACCGAATAGTTTCAGGGATGTGGCATCATAGAGCGCCGCAAACGCATTCCGGTCACCCGCAGCCACCTGTGCCAGCAGATCAGCAACATCGCTGACGGTCCGGCCCCTCGGCAGCAGGTCTGTCATCTTCCGCTAGTCCCGATGCAGGACAAGAGCAGTCCAGCCGTCAATCCGAAACTGCCGGACGAGGCGAAGCCCGCGGGGGCGGTAAGCGGCAAGCACCCGCTGTTCCTGATGATTGAGCAGGCCGGAAAGCACCAGATTACCGCCGGGTGCCAGACTGGTAACGATATCCCCGGCAAGACGGATCAGCGGGCGGGCCAGAATATTGGCGACCACCAGATCATAAGGTGCCGTCTCACGGATTGTCGGATGCTTCAGCCCGTCCGTTGTCAGGCAGGTCAGCAGCGGCCCGACGCCGTTCTGCCAGGCATTCTCCTGTGCGACCTCCACCGCCACCGGATCAATGTCCGAAGCGACCACCGGTCGAAGATGGCGCTTGGCCACCGCCATGCCCAGAATCGCCGTACCGCAACCCAGATCCAGTGTGTATTCGGGACGGCGTTCATGGCGCGCCAGATGGTCGATCGCCATCAGGCAGGCCCGCGTCGTTGCATGTTCGCCCGACCCGAAAGCCGCGCCCGCATCCACCTTCAGGGCGATGCTGCCAACCGGCGGGCGTTCCGCCCAGTGTGAGCCGTGAACGAAAAACCGGCCGGCCTGCATCGGCGGGAAGCTTTGCAGATTTTCCATGACCCAGTCGGTGCCGGGTATTTCTTCGGTCCTGATCTGCGGCGGGGTAATCCGGCAGGCCGCAGAAATCACCGAAAGATCCGAGATAAAGGCGCGGACATCCGGCCTGTCCTGAAAAATGCTGGTGAAGCGCCAGAGGCCGGCGACTTCATCCTTCATCATCGCCATGCTGTCAGAGGCATCCGATATAAACTCGGCAAACATGCCCTCCATACCCTCCGGCACATCAAATTCAATACGCCAGACGGCAGCATGGACAGGTTTTCGGCTCATGGTTTTTCCACAAAAGAATCGATGACTTTTTTCACGCCGGCTTTCTCAAAACTGATCTCCAGCCGGTTATCCTCAACGGAGATCACCGCGCCATACCCGAATTTCTGATGAAACACACGCTCGCCGACATCAAAAGCGGCCTGGCGTTTTGGCCGGTCCGCCACTTCCCATGCCGAAGCCTCAATGGTTTTCCCGGCAAAGGGACGGCGTGTGGCAGCCGGGTTCCAGCCCCAGCTGTTGGTCTGCCGGTCCTTGAATCCCATCCCGGACATCCGGGTAACGTGATCTTCCGGCAATTCCTCAATAAAGCGCGATGGCAGGGCGCTTTGCCACTGGTTGTAAATCCGCCGGTTGGCCGCATGGAAGATTTTCGACAGGCGCTTGGCGCGGGTAATGCCGACATAGGCAAGACGGCGTTCTTCCTCCAGCCCGGCAACACCGCTTTCATCCAGTGCACGCTGATGCGGAAACAGCCCTTCTTCCCAGCCGACCAGGAAAACCGTATCAAATTCCAGACCCTTGGCTGCATGCAGGGTCATCACCGTGACTTTTTCGATATCGCCGGATTCATCATTCTCCATCACCAGCGAGATATGTTCGAGAAAGCCTTCAATGCTCTCGAACTCATCCAGCGCCGAAACGAATTCTTTCAGGTTCTCCAGCCGTCCCGGTGCTTCCGGTGACTTGTCGAACTGCCACATCTCCGTATAGCCGCTTTCTTCCAGCACGGTCGCCGCCAGCTCGCCGGAGGGCATACCGTTCAGCAGGCTGCGCCAGCGCAGGAAATTCTCAACCAGATCTGAGAGCGTCTTTCGGGCCTTCGGCTTCAGTTCCTCGGTCTCGACAATCAGCCTTGTGGCCTCAAACAGCGGTACACCTTTGGCGCGGGCCAGCATATGGACTTCCCGCATCGTTGCCGGACCAAGCCCGCGCTTCGGCTTGTTGATGATCCGTTCATAGGCGAGGTCATCATCTGGCTGGGCAACAAGACGGAGGTAAGCAATGGCGTCGCGGACTTCCATCCGCTCATAGAACCTTGGGCCGCCAATAACCCGGTAGGGAATACCCAGCGTTATCAGCCGTTCTTCAAATTCACGGGTCTGGAAGCCTGCACGCACCAGCACGGCCATTTCAGACAGCGGGATTTTCTTGCGTTGCAGGCTCTCGATCTCGTCACAGACGGTCCGGGCTTCCTCTTCGCCATCCCAGACGCTGTGAATCTCGACCTTCTCGCCATCATCAATGTCGGTCCAGAGTGTCTTGCCAAGCCGGTCGGTGTTGTTGGCGATGACCGCCGAAGCCGCACCAAGAATATGCGGGGTCGACCGGTAGTTCCGTTCCAGCCGCACCACGGTCGGGTTCGGGAAATCCTTCTCAAACCGCAGGATGTTACCGACTTCCGCGCCGCGCCAGGAGAAAATCGACTGATCGTCATCCCCGACACAGCAGATATTCCCCTTGTTCCCGGCCAGCAGGCGAAGCCACAGATACTGAGCAACGTTGGTATCCTGATATTCATCGACCAGCAGATAGCGGAAGCGGTGACGATATTCTTCCAGCACATCCGTATGTTCGGTGAACAGGGTCAGGCAATGCAGCAGCAGGTCGCCGAAATCTGCCGCATTCAGGGTTCGCAGCCGCTCCTGATACTGGGCGTAGAGTCTGGCGATCCGTCCGTCCGCCGCTTCACCGCCATCTGTCGAGTCGCTGACCTTGTCCGGCCCCTGACCACGGTCTTTCCAGCGCTGTATCACACCCATCAGACTCTGGGCCGGCCATTTCTTGGAATCGACGCCTTCAGCTTCCATCAGCTGTTTCAGCAACCGCTGCTGATCGTCCGTATCCAGAATGGTAAAGTTGGATTTCAGTCCGATCCGTTCTGCATGGCGACGCAGAATACGGACAGACAGGGAGTGAAAAGTACCAAGCCAGAGGCCCTCGATCGGGCGGCCCAGCATCCCGGCGATACGGTCCTTCATCTCGCGGGCGGCCTTGTTGGTAAAGGTCACCGCCAGAATTTCCCCGGACCGGGCTTTCTGCGTCGTCAGCAAATGCACAAAACGGGTGGTCAGCACCCGCGTCTTGCCGGTTCCCGCACCTGCCAGCACCAGCACGCCGCCTTCCGTGGTCACAACAGCCTCCCGCTGTTCCGGATTCAAACCATCCAGATAGGCGGGAGCGACAGGAGGAGCGACACTGCCGACGGGCGGCGCATCATCGAAATCCGAGAGGGCAAAAGGATCGGTCATATCGCCTCTATAGCATGGCATTCCGGCGTGGTTAATGCCGTGACGGAGTTTATTTTCGCATAGCCCGGCGCAGACGTGGAAGGTCAGGCTATCAGCCCAAGCGACGGCTGGTCAGGCCAGAGCGACGGCACCTCCCACCATGACTGAAGAATGGTGCTGTAGAGCTGACGAAAATCCGTCGTATATCGCAGATCGCCATTCTCCAGCGATGCCAGTGACGGAGCCTGACCATGAAACCCGCCCCGGACCCGGCCACCCAGCAGGAAATGCGGGGCCGCTGTCCCGTGATCAGTACCACCGGAACCGTTTTCGGCCGCGCGGCGACCAAATTCCGAATAGGTCATTACCAGTATCCGGTCCCACAGACCCGCCGCCAGCATTGACCCCCGGAAGGCGGCCAGCGCCGCGCCGACCTCCTCCAGCAGCCTGTGCTGCGTTGAAACCTGATTAATGTGCGTATCAAATCCGCCAAGCGTCACCTTGATGACGGCAACCTGTGCCTGTCCCGCAATGACCCGCGCCGCCAGTTCAAGCTGCTGACCAAGCCCGGTCTTCGGGAAGGCAAGGCCCGGGGCTGTTGCAGCAATGCCGTCACCGGCCAAACCTGCCGCCGCACGGTCGATCTCTGCCTGCACCCGGACAATATGCTGCAGGACAGGGTTTGATCCGGCTTCTGCCGACAGTGCCGGACTGCGTTTTGCATCCCTGACAAACCGACCGGGGTTGCGCAGTTCAACAAACCGCTTCGCACCGGCCAGCGGTCCGGCTCCGTCATGCCCCAGCACCAGCCCTTCTGTCGTAAAATCGCCGGGCGGCGCTTCCCGGCTGAACAGCTGTGCCAGCCAGCCCTGTGTCAGCACCTCGGCAGAATCAGATGCCGTGTCCCAGATATCGATGGACCGGAAATGACTGCGGTCCGGATCGGGATAACCGACACCCTGCACCACCGCCAGGTCCCCGTCCCGCCAGGCCGGCATCAGTGATGCCAGCGCCGTATTCAGGCCAAACCGTTCATCCAGCCGGGCCAGCCGGTCGCCGGACAGGGCAATACCGGGGCGAAGCTGGCGATAAAGCGGGTCAGTCTGCGGAACGATCATGTTCAGCCCGTCATTGCCGCCCGCCAGTTCGACCAGCACCAGAATCCGCGACCAGTTCCCTGCCAGAGCCATCCGCGGACTGAGCGCCAGTAAGGGAAGCACCCCCATACCGGCCAGCAGATGTCGACGACTGATATCCATCATTGCCTCACTTCAGCTGAAAGACCGGGTCGGACAAAGTCATCGTCAGCAGCTTCACCCGGGAGGCGTCTGCCGGAACTGGCGTCAGTGGCGGCACCGGCAGCAGCAGCCGGACCAGTTCGGCCTTTGACAGATCACTTTCCACCAGTTCCGTCAGGCGCTGCCGCCCTGCCATCCTGTTTCTGCCAGCCCCCATACTGAAACGTCGTATCAGGTCCTGTCGTGTCAGCAGGGTCGTGCTGTTGATCCAGTCAGTCCCGCCATCCCAGCCTTTTACCGTCGGCGGGTCGAAAATATCCTGCCCCAGTTCCCGGCCCATCCGCACCAGTGGCTCCGTACTCTCCGGAACCAGCCCGAACAGGCGGATGGTTCCGACCAGTATCTCCACCGGCGATTTCACCAGCATGCCGCGATGCCGGAGATCATAGAAACCATCCGACGTCAGAAGATGGCGGAGCGCCGCCGTGATGGAATAGCCGGAGCGGCGGAGGGTTCCGGCAATCGCTTCGATCTCCTGCAAATCCGGCTCCGCTGAGACAAACTCGCGCCAGAGCTTCGCCGCGATGAAGCGGGCCGCTGCCGGTTGCTGAAAGACAATATCAAGGACCTCATCAACCGAGAAGCTGCCGGATTGTCCGAAAACGGTTTTGATGCCGTCATCATGCAGCTTGCGGCTCTGCCGGACCACACCCTGTTGCTGGTTATACCGGACACCGGAGAACGCCCGGGCGGCCTCCCGGATATCCCTTTCCGTATAATTGCCCGGACCAAGGGTAAACAGCTCGAACAGTTCCCGGGCAAAATTCTCGTTCGGAGCGTCCGCACTGTTCCGGTTGCCGTCGAGATAGATCAGCATTGCCGGATCACGGGCGATCATCCGGGCCAGTTCCCGGAAATCGCCAAACGCCCCGGCACGTAACAGCAGGTTTTGCCGATAGAGGAAAACCGGTTCCCTGACTTTCTTCAGCGATGAAGTGAAATGGTTATGCCAGAACAGCGTCATCCGTTCTGTAAAGGGGGAGGGTGTGACCACCATCTCCTGATACCACCAGCCTTTCAGCATTTCGCCCCGGCGCTTGCGCTGTTGCTGCAGCAACTGCCGTTCCTGCCCGGTCATGTCCCGGCGTTCAGCACCCGTTACCGGCCTGTCATCAACCCAGACAGGCGGCGGCGTGACCGGCTGGCGAAGGACTGACGATAACAACCGGTCAACGGCTTCCTGCCGGCTGAGCGACGCATAGTCCCGGATATCGGTAATTGTTGCCACACCAAAGCCGGTGCGGGACAGCAGATGCCGGGCCTCGGAAAGGCCCATGGCCCGGGAAGATGAATCTGCCTGCGGCCGTGTGACACAGGACAGCAAAATCAGGGAGCAGATCAGCACCCCCGGCCATCCCCATGCAACGCGAACGCCGCTCAACATGATTGACTGGTCCTCAGGCCCGGCCCTTGTCTTCCGCACGCAACCGGCGGAGAGCCGCATTATAACTGTTCAGCACATCCAGTTCGTGAACAAAACCGACAACTTCCTGAGAGTCCTCATCAGCGATCACCGGCAAATGCTCCTCCCCGGTATCCTCCATAATCTTCAGGGCCGCCTCAATATCTTCATCGGCGCAAAGTGCAGGGGGGTGCTGCCGGGCCACATCGCCTGCATTGACGATCCCGTCGATGGAATGATCGAAAGCCACTTCCTGCAGATCAGACAGCATGATCGTACCGAACAGCCGGTCCTTGTCATCAATGACAAACAGCTCGCCATGCGGGGCAACACAAAGCAGACCGCGTACCTGCTCGATATCGGCGGAGGTATGGACGGTCACAAAATCCGACTTCATGATATCACGGACATGGGTCGATTTGACCATCCGCCGTTCACGGCCACCTTCCAGACTGATGCCTTTACGCACCAGCATCATTTCGAAGAAGCTGCGGCCATGGAACTGATCAGTCACCACCGAGGCAATCACCGAGCCGACCAGCACGGCAATGGTGATTGAGTAATCCCCCGTCATCTCGAAGATAATCAGGGTGGTGGAAATCGGCGCGCCCAGCACGGCACTTGCCGTCGCCCCCATACCAACCAGCGTATAGGCACCATGCCCCGATGACAGATGCGGAAAAAAGTCGGTCGCGATGACACCGAAGGCCCCGCCCAGCATCGCCCCCATCACCAGCGCTGGGGAGAACACACCACCTCCGAAACCGCAGCCCAGGCTGATCGCAGTTGCTGCTGTCTTTGCCACCAGCACCGCAATCAAAAGCCACAGACCAAGCCGGTCATTCAGAGCCAGATCCGTCGTCTCGTAGCCAACACCCAGCACATGGGGAAACCAGATGGCAATCAGGCCAACCGCGGCCCCACCGGCTGCCGGACGCAGCCAGACCGGGATCGAGGTTTTCTTCACCACATCTTCTGCAATGGTGACCGATTTCATGAAACTGATCGCCAATATCGCACTGCAAATACCCAGCAGGGCAAAGGCCGGAAATTCCCAGAACGACCGGATATCGTAAATCGGCAGCACAAAGGCCGGGAAATCGCCGAACCAGCTACGCGTCACCAGCGTTCCGGTAACACTGGCGATGACCACCGGTGCGAAAGCGCGCAGGGCATAATGTCCGACGACGACTTCATGGGCGAACAGGGCCCCCGCCAGCGGCGCGTTGAAACTGGCCGCAACAGCGGACGCCACCCCGCAGCCCAGCAGGGTGCGCATATTTGTCCGTCGCAGCCGCAACCGCTTTGAAATAACCGAGGCCAGAACCGCACCAAGATGTACTGCCGGACCTTCCCGGCCTACGGAAGCGCCCGAGCCAATCGACACAACACTGGCAAAAAATGCCGCAATGCCCGCTTTTCCGGTCATCTGGCCGTCTTTCAGGGCGGCGGCTTCCACGACATCCGTCACCGCCTGCGGACCCGATTTCGGCATGACATACTTAAAGAACAGACCGATGGTCAGCCCGCCCAGAATCGGGGTGATCAGGATACGCCACCAGGGAAGATCCTGGGCAAAACTGACGACCTGCTCTGTCGAAAACCCCATGTAAAGCCACTGGACAAGAGCAATCGCTTCACGCAGGGCAACAGCCCCCGCAGCAGCCGCGCCGCCGACAAGAAGCGCCAGCGCCGCCATGACAAGTTGATCGTTTCGAAAGAAACGTCGCAACAGAATCAGGCTATATCCAGGCTTCCAGCGCACTATATCGGCTCCCGCGCCGGTGATGAATTCTTAGCAGTTAACAGTAAGGCGATGAAAAAACCCTTAGCGACGATCAGGCACTGTCCTTGAGATCAAGGGCACCTTCGTCCAGATCAACTTCAGATTTGACCTGATTGCGACCGCTGTGCTTGGCGAGATACAGCGCCTCGTCCGCACGCTGGATCCACTGCGATAACGGTTCACCATAACGGTACTTTGCCGCCCCGAGAGACAGGGTAATCGTGCCGAGATCGGTTCCGTTCTTCCGGTTCACCATCTTCTTGGAGGCCAGACGTTCCCGAAGCTGATTACCAACCTTGATCGCCTCATCCAGCTTGGTTTTCGGCAGGATGATACCGAACTCTTCCCCGCCATACCGGGCCGCCGTGTCCTGTCCCTTGACGCATTCGGTCATGGTACGGGCCACCAGCTTCAGCACCTGGTCGCCCATCTGATGGCCGTGGGTATCATTGAATTTCTTGAAGAAGTCGATATCCGACATCAGCAGACAAAGATCGGTTCCCGCTTCCATTGCCTGTCCGGCTTCATCCCGGATAGTCGCATCAAACAGCTTGCGGTTGGCAATACCGGTCAGGGCATCGGTCATCGCTTCCTTGCGCATATTGATCAGATCCGCCTTCAGCTGCCGGATTTCCTGACTTGATGCACTCAGCTCGGTTTCAAGCTGATCATTCACTTCCTTCATCTGGCGGGTTTCGCTCAGAATGTTGGAAACCATC
Coding sequences within:
- a CDS encoding diguanylate cyclase, with protein sequence MEFSDSLEQAEEYSGQALARMEQLGVPKTPSNFMVWYCYVSEKFPDLKRTIDVLISNEREFNARVNDELHSKFFSFQKESDRLNTAAKKFETMMAQLATQMGQSTEGAERYGEALENFSGGLAKGSDGDVKKMVSNILSETRQMKEVNDQLETELSASSQEIRQLKADLINMRKEAMTDALTGIANRKLFDATIRDEAGQAMEAGTDLCLLMSDIDFFKKFNDTHGHQMGDQVLKLVARTMTECVKGQDTAARYGGEEFGIILPKTKLDEAIKVGNQLRERLASKKMVNRKNGTDLGTITLSLGAAKYRYGEPLSQWIQRADEALYLAKHSGRNQVKSEVDLDEGALDLKDSA
- a CDS encoding DUF1800 family protein, whose amino-acid sequence is MRLSAGCVRKTRAGPEDQSIMLSGVRVAWGWPGVLICSLILLSCVTRPQADSSSRAMGLSEARHLLSRTGFGVATITDIRDYASLSRQEAVDRLLSSVLRQPVTPPPVWVDDRPVTGAERRDMTGQERQLLQQQRKRRGEMLKGWWYQEMVVTPSPFTERMTLFWHNHFTSSLKKVREPVFLYRQNLLLRAGAFGDFRELARMIARDPAMLIYLDGNRNSADAPNENFARELFELFTLGPGNYTERDIREAARAFSGVRYNQQQGVVRQSRKLHDDGIKTVFGQSGSFSVDEVLDIVFQQPAAARFIAAKLWREFVSAEPDLQEIEAIAGTLRRSGYSITAALRHLLTSDGFYDLRHRGMLVKSPVEILVGTIRLFGLVPESTEPLVRMGRELGQDIFDPPTVKGWDGGTDWINSTTLLTRQDLIRRFSMGAGRNRMAGRQRLTELVESDLSKAELVRLLLPVPPLTPVPADASRVKLLTMTLSDPVFQLK
- a CDS encoding 50S ribosomal protein L11 methyltransferase, whose translation is MSRKPVHAAVWRIEFDVPEGMEGMFAEFISDASDSMAMMKDEVAGLWRFTSIFQDRPDVRAFISDLSVISAACRITPPQIRTEEIPGTDWVMENLQSFPPMQAGRFFVHGSHWAERPPVGSIALKVDAGAAFGSGEHATTRACLMAIDHLARHERRPEYTLDLGCGTAILGMAVAKRHLRPVVASDIDPVAVEVAQENAWQNGVGPLLTCLTTDGLKHPTIRETAPYDLVVANILARPLIRLAGDIVTSLAPGGNLVLSGLLNHQEQRVLAAYRPRGLRLVRQFRIDGWTALVLHRD
- a CDS encoding DUF1501 domain-containing protein, with the protein product MMDISRRHLLAGMGVLPLLALSPRMALAGNWSRILVLVELAGGNDGLNMIVPQTDPLYRQLRPGIALSGDRLARLDERFGLNTALASLMPAWRDGDLAVVQGVGYPDPDRSHFRSIDIWDTASDSAEVLTQGWLAQLFSREAPPGDFTTEGLVLGHDGAGPLAGAKRFVELRNPGRFVRDAKRSPALSAEAGSNPVLQHIVRVQAEIDRAAAGLAGDGIAATAPGLAFPKTGLGQQLELAARVIAGQAQVAVIKVTLGGFDTHINQVSTQHRLLEEVGAALAAFRGSMLAAGLWDRILVMTYSEFGRRAAENGSGGTDHGTAAPHFLLGGRVRGGFHGQAPSLASLENGDLRYTTDFRQLYSTILQSWWEVPSLWPDQPSLGLIA
- a CDS encoding sigma-70 family RNA polymerase sigma factor, with the translated sequence MTDLLPRGRTVSDVADLLAQVAAGDRNAFAALYDATSLKLFGILLRILHRRDRAEDLLQEVYLRIWERAGSFDRERASPITWMATIARNRAIDEVRRHQLSIVGGDDDLPEIPDETPGALDAMEQSEDARQLEACLDGLEADRADMVRQAYLNGMSRQELADRYGQPVNTIKTWLRRSLVQLRECLGS
- a CDS encoding AAA family ATPase, which codes for MTDPFALSDFDDAPPVGSVAPPVAPAYLDGLNPEQREAVVTTEGGVLVLAGAGTGKTRVLTTRFVHLLTTQKARSGEILAVTFTNKAAREMKDRIAGMLGRPIEGLWLGTFHSLSVRILRRHAERIGLKSNFTILDTDDQQRLLKQLMEAEGVDSKKWPAQSLMGVIQRWKDRGQGPDKVSDSTDGGEAADGRIARLYAQYQERLRTLNAADFGDLLLHCLTLFTEHTDVLEEYRHRFRYLLVDEYQDTNVAQYLWLRLLAGNKGNICCVGDDDQSIFSWRGAEVGNILRFEKDFPNPTVVRLERNYRSTPHILGAASAVIANNTDRLGKTLWTDIDDGEKVEIHSVWDGEEEARTVCDEIESLQRKKIPLSEMAVLVRAGFQTREFEERLITLGIPYRVIGGPRFYERMEVRDAIAYLRLVAQPDDDLAYERIINKPKRGLGPATMREVHMLARAKGVPLFEATRLIVETEELKPKARKTLSDLVENFLRWRSLLNGMPSGELAATVLEESGYTEMWQFDKSPEAPGRLENLKEFVSALDEFESIEGFLEHISLVMENDESGDIEKVTVMTLHAAKGLEFDTVFLVGWEEGLFPHQRALDESGVAGLEEERRLAYVGITRAKRLSKIFHAANRRIYNQWQSALPSRFIEELPEDHVTRMSGMGFKDRQTNSWGWNPAATRRPFAGKTIEASAWEVADRPKRQAAFDVGERVFHQKFGYGAVISVEDNRLEISFEKAGVKKVIDSFVEKP
- a CDS encoding CBS domain-containing protein produces the protein MAALALLVGGAAAAGAVALREAIALVQWLYMGFSTEQVVSFAQDLPWWRILITPILGGLTIGLFFKYVMPKSGPQAVTDVVEAAALKDGQMTGKAGIAAFFASVVSIGSGASVGREGPAVHLGAVLASVISKRLRLRRTNMRTLLGCGVASAVAASFNAPLAGALFAHEVVVGHYALRAFAPVVIASVTGTLVTRSWFGDFPAFVLPIYDIRSFWEFPAFALLGICSAILAISFMKSVTIAEDVVKKTSIPVWLRPAAGGAAVGLIAIWFPHVLGVGYETTDLALNDRLGLWLLIAVLVAKTAATAISLGCGFGGGVFSPALVMGAMLGGAFGVIATDFFPHLSSGHGAYTLVGMGATASAVLGAPISTTLIIFEMTGDYSITIAVLVGSVIASVVTDQFHGRSFFEMMLVRKGISLEGGRERRMVKSTHVRDIMKSDFVTVHTSADIEQVRGLLCVAPHGELFVIDDKDRLFGTIMLSDLQEVAFDHSIDGIVNAGDVARQHPPALCADEDIEAALKIMEDTGEEHLPVIADEDSQEVVGFVHELDVLNSYNAALRRLRAEDKGRA